From the genome of Paracoccus seriniphilus, one region includes:
- a CDS encoding TraB/GumN family protein: MRFGLTAAALFLGLAGAGVAGECVGQNLFETMPPQQRARIEEAVRKVPYHEGLFWRARRGDEVITIVGSYHFADPRHQANLKRIEAPLVAADVLLVEAGPEEEARLTQALTEDPTLMVDPTGPTLPERLRPEEWQALSDAMALRGTPAVVAAKLRPWYVAMMLGISPCMMQGRANDGAAGLDHLLVARARDMGVPVQPLEPWDTVFSLFEDMTPAQEIDMIRASLPTAAYADDYAVTLTDAYFEGDVWKIWEFGRFDAYENSGLSRAEVDDLMELARTQLMDRRNQRWIAPLTRAAHQAARRGKGVMAGFGALHLPGEMGVLRLLEKQGWTIEKLEG; this comes from the coding sequence ATGCGTTTTGGGCTAACTGCTGCTGCCTTGTTTCTTGGCCTTGCTGGAGCCGGTGTCGCGGGGGAATGCGTCGGCCAGAATCTGTTCGAGACCATGCCGCCCCAGCAGCGCGCGCGGATCGAGGAGGCGGTCCGCAAGGTGCCTTACCACGAAGGGTTGTTCTGGCGCGCCCGTCGGGGCGATGAGGTCATCACCATCGTGGGCAGCTATCATTTCGCCGATCCACGGCATCAGGCCAATCTGAAGCGGATCGAGGCCCCCCTGGTCGCTGCCGACGTGCTGTTGGTCGAAGCCGGTCCCGAAGAAGAGGCGCGGCTGACACAGGCCCTGACCGAAGATCCCACGCTGATGGTCGATCCGACCGGCCCGACCCTGCCGGAACGGCTGCGCCCGGAGGAATGGCAGGCCCTTTCTGATGCCATGGCGTTGCGTGGCACACCTGCGGTCGTCGCGGCAAAGCTGCGTCCCTGGTATGTCGCGATGATGCTGGGGATTTCACCCTGCATGATGCAGGGCCGGGCCAATGACGGTGCGGCGGGGTTGGATCATTTGCTGGTCGCGCGGGCCCGGGACATGGGTGTTCCGGTGCAGCCGCTCGAGCCCTGGGACACGGTATTTTCCCTGTTCGAGGACATGACCCCGGCGCAAGAAATCGACATGATCCGGGCGTCCCTGCCGACGGCGGCCTATGCCGATGACTATGCCGTCACCCTGACGGACGCCTATTTCGAAGGCGATGTCTGGAAGATATGGGAGTTCGGTCGCTTTGACGCCTATGAAAACTCGGGGCTGTCGCGCGCAGAGGTTGATGACCTGATGGAACTGGCACGCACGCAGTTGATGGACCGGCGCAATCAGCGCTGGATCGCCCCTCTGACCCGGGCCGCCCATCAGGCGGCCCGGCGTGGCAAGGGGGTCATGGCCGGTTTCGGGGCCTTGCATCTGCCCGGCGAGATGGGCGTGCTGCGCCTGCTGGAAAAGCAGGGATGGACGATCGAGAAGCTGGAGGGGTGA
- the groL gene encoding chaperonin GroEL (60 kDa chaperone family; promotes refolding of misfolded polypeptides especially under stressful conditions; forms two stacked rings of heptamers to form a barrel-shaped 14mer; ends can be capped by GroES; misfolded proteins enter the barrel where they are refolded when GroES binds) — MAGKEVKFGTDARDRMLKGVNILADAVKVTLGPKGRNVVIDKSFGAPRITKDGVSVAKEIELTDKFENMGAQMVREVASRTNDEAGDGTTTATVLAQAIVKEGMKAVAAGMNPMDLKRGIDLATSKVVESIKAASRPVNDSDEVAQVGTISANGEASIGRQIADAMQKVGNEGVITVEENKGMETEVEVVEGMQFDRGYLSPYFVTNPDKMVADLEDVYILLHEKKLSSLQPMVPLLESVIQSGKPLLIIAEDVEGEALATLVVNKLRGGLKIAAVKAPGFGDRRKAMLQDIAILTGGQVISEDLGMKLENVTIDMLGTAKKVTINKDNTTIVDGNGDKSEIEARVSQIRQQIEETSSDYDKEKLQERVAKLAGGVAVIRVGGMSEVEVKERKDRVDDALNATRAAVQEGVVVGGGVALVQGAKALEGLKGENADQEAGVAIVRRALEAPMRQIAENAGVDGAVVAGKIRESDDKAFGFNAQTEEYGDMFKFGVIDPAKVVRTALEDAASVAGLLITTEAMIAEKPEPKGQAGAGMPDMGGMGGMGGMM, encoded by the coding sequence ATGGCTGGTAAAGAAGTCAAATTTGGTACCGACGCCCGCGACCGGATGCTGAAAGGCGTCAACATCCTTGCGGATGCGGTCAAGGTGACCCTGGGCCCCAAAGGCCGCAACGTCGTGATCGACAAATCCTTCGGCGCGCCGCGCATCACCAAAGACGGTGTTTCGGTTGCCAAGGAAATCGAGCTGACCGACAAGTTCGAAAACATGGGCGCTCAGATGGTCCGCGAAGTTGCTTCGCGCACCAATGACGAAGCTGGCGACGGCACCACCACCGCCACCGTTCTGGCACAAGCCATCGTCAAAGAAGGCATGAAGGCTGTTGCTGCCGGCATGAACCCGATGGATCTGAAGCGCGGCATCGACCTGGCGACCTCGAAAGTGGTCGAGTCGATCAAAGCGGCTTCGCGTCCGGTCAACGACAGCGACGAAGTCGCTCAGGTCGGCACGATCTCGGCCAATGGCGAAGCTTCGATCGGCCGTCAGATCGCTGACGCCATGCAGAAAGTCGGAAACGAGGGTGTCATCACCGTCGAAGAAAACAAAGGCATGGAGACCGAAGTCGAAGTCGTCGAAGGCATGCAGTTCGACCGCGGCTACCTGTCGCCCTATTTCGTCACCAACCCCGACAAGATGGTCGCGGATCTGGAAGACGTCTACATCCTGCTGCACGAGAAAAAACTCTCGTCGCTGCAGCCGATGGTTCCGCTGCTGGAATCGGTCATTCAGTCGGGCAAACCCCTGCTGATCATCGCAGAAGACGTCGAAGGCGAAGCTCTGGCAACGCTGGTCGTCAACAAGCTGCGCGGCGGTCTGAAAATCGCAGCCGTCAAGGCACCGGGCTTCGGCGATCGCCGCAAGGCCATGCTGCAGGACATCGCCATCCTGACCGGTGGTCAGGTCATCAGCGAAGACCTGGGCATGAAGCTGGAAAACGTCACCATCGACATGCTTGGCACCGCCAAGAAGGTCACGATCAACAAAGACAACACCACCATCGTCGACGGCAATGGTGACAAGTCCGAGATCGAAGCACGTGTCAGCCAGATCCGTCAGCAGATCGAGGAAACCTCCTCGGACTACGACAAGGAAAAACTGCAAGAGCGCGTTGCCAAACTGGCAGGCGGTGTTGCCGTCATCCGCGTCGGCGGCATGAGCGAAGTCGAAGTTAAAGAGCGCAAGGACCGCGTCGATGACGCACTGAACGCAACTCGCGCGGCTGTTCAGGAAGGCGTCGTTGTCGGCGGTGGTGTTGCTCTGGTTCAGGGCGCCAAGGCACTCGAAGGCCTCAAAGGCGAAAACGCGGATCAGGAAGCTGGCGTTGCCATCGTCCGCCGCGCGCTGGAAGCTCCGATGCGCCAGATCGCTGAAAACGCCGGCGTCGACGGCGCTGTCGTGGCCGGCAAGATCCGCGAATCCGACGACAAAGCCTTCGGCTTCAACGCTCAGACCGAAGAATATGGCGACATGTTCAAATTCGGCGTCATCGACCCGGCGAAAGTTGTCCGCACCGCGCTGGAAGATGCAGCATCGGTTGCCGGTCTGCTGATCACCACCGAAGCCATGATCGCCGAAAAGCCCGAGCCGAAAGGCCAGGCTGGCGCCGGCATGCCCGACATGGGCGGCATGGGCGGCATGGGCGGCATGATGTAA
- a CDS encoding cation:proton antiporter: protein MDNFLLLSTVYLITMVVAVPISARLGLGSVLGYLICGILIGPVLHLTGNKTADLQHFAEFGVVMMLFLIGLELEPRSLWNMRHKLIGLGVAQVSISVAVIATLAAFIFDLGWSSSLALGMILSLSSTAIVLQTLSEKGLMQTAGGRSAFSVLLTQDIAVIPMIALMPLLAPYSGSMGDSHGEDHIGEVFMAQLPGWGVTLVTLGAVAVVIVLGQYLIRPIFRLVVSSHLPEMETAMALLIVVGIASLMILVGLSPALGTFLAGVTLASSELRHELQSQIEPFKGLLLGLFFVTVGEGMNFTILAQNPVPILSATAGLIAVKALILWLIGRSSHMRHKDRSLFTLSLAQAGEFGFVLVSFAVSLAILPTELAQSVLLVIALTMLCTPLLFILHAQVTRRLAEAGVTEPPDDITEQQPIIIAGVGRFGQVVNRLVTMSGFQTTVLDHDLKLIQLMRRFGFKGYFGDPTRPEILLAAGLDKASILVAALDNPAANLKLIHFARERRPDLHIIARARDRVNVYELYSSGANDIVRETFDSSLRAGRYVLENAGLSEYEASELERIFYRLDRASLRELAQVWKPGVPLDQNAEYVQLSRELNRNLENALMERFDHAQQAPAAKERDEPEEPEHGLAHELRQNRPGGRSRSRER from the coding sequence ATGGACAATTTCCTGCTTCTCTCGACAGTCTATCTGATCACCATGGTCGTCGCGGTCCCCATCTCGGCACGGCTGGGCCTTGGTTCGGTGCTGGGGTACCTGATCTGCGGCATCCTGATCGGGCCAGTGCTTCACCTGACCGGTAACAAAACCGCAGATTTGCAGCATTTTGCGGAATTCGGCGTGGTGATGATGCTGTTCCTGATCGGTCTGGAACTGGAACCACGCAGCCTGTGGAACATGCGCCACAAGCTGATCGGGCTGGGCGTTGCACAGGTGTCCATCTCGGTTGCGGTCATCGCCACATTGGCGGCCTTCATCTTTGACCTTGGCTGGTCCAGCTCTCTGGCTCTGGGCATGATCCTGTCGCTCAGTTCGACCGCAATTGTCCTGCAAACCCTTTCGGAGAAAGGGTTGATGCAGACCGCCGGAGGTCGCTCGGCCTTTTCCGTGCTGCTGACGCAGGATATCGCGGTCATTCCGATGATCGCGCTGATGCCGTTGCTGGCCCCCTATTCCGGCAGCATGGGCGATTCTCATGGAGAAGATCATATTGGCGAGGTCTTCATGGCCCAACTTCCCGGATGGGGGGTCACCCTGGTCACGCTTGGGGCCGTGGCCGTGGTGATCGTTCTGGGGCAATATCTGATCCGCCCGATCTTTCGTCTCGTCGTGTCCTCGCATCTGCCCGAGATGGAAACCGCCATGGCCTTGCTGATCGTGGTCGGGATTGCATCGCTGATGATCCTTGTCGGCCTGTCGCCTGCCCTTGGAACCTTTCTGGCAGGTGTCACCCTGGCAAGTTCCGAGTTGCGCCACGAACTGCAATCCCAGATCGAGCCATTCAAGGGGCTTCTGCTGGGTCTGTTCTTCGTGACCGTCGGCGAAGGAATGAACTTCACCATTCTGGCGCAGAACCCCGTTCCGATCCTGTCGGCCACGGCCGGGCTGATCGCGGTCAAGGCGCTGATCCTCTGGCTGATCGGCCGATCCTCGCATATGCGGCACAAGGACCGTTCGCTGTTCACGCTGTCGCTGGCACAGGCGGGTGAATTCGGTTTCGTGCTGGTCTCTTTCGCGGTGTCGCTGGCAATCCTGCCGACCGAACTTGCGCAATCGGTCCTGCTGGTCATTGCTCTGACCATGCTGTGCACGCCATTGCTGTTCATCCTGCATGCGCAGGTGACGCGCCGGCTGGCCGAAGCAGGGGTGACCGAGCCCCCCGATGACATCACCGAACAACAGCCCATCATCATCGCAGGGGTCGGAAGGTTCGGACAGGTCGTCAACCGTCTGGTGACCATGTCGGGCTTTCAGACCACCGTTCTGGATCATGACCTGAAACTGATCCAGCTGATGCGCCGCTTTGGCTTCAAGGGGTATTTCGGTGATCCGACCCGCCCCGAGATCCTGCTGGCCGCGGGGCTGGACAAGGCCAGCATCCTTGTCGCTGCGCTGGACAATCCGGCGGCCAATCTCAAACTGATCCACTTTGCCCGCGAGCGCCGCCCCGATCTGCATATCATCGCCCGCGCGCGCGACCGGGTGAATGTCTATGAGCTGTACAGTTCCGGCGCCAATGACATCGTGCGCGAGACCTTTGACAGCTCTCTGCGTGCCGGGCGCTATGTGTTGGAGAACGCAGGTCTTTCCGAATATGAGGCATCCGAACTGGAGCGCATCTTCTATCGGCTTGACCGCGCCTCGCTGCGCGAACTGGCACAGGTATGGAAGCCGGGTGTGCCGCTGGATCAGAACGCCGAATATGTGCAGCTCAGCCGCGAATTGAACCGCAATCTTGAAAACGCCCTGATGGAACGCTTTGATCACGCGCAGCAGGCGCCGGCCGCGAAAGAAAGGGACGAACCAGAGGAACCCGAGCACGGCCTGGCCCATGAGCTTCGCCAGAACCGTCCCGGCGGACGCAGCAGATCGCGGGAACGGTGA
- the groES gene encoding co-chaperone GroES produces the protein MAFKPLHDRVLVRRVESEEKTKGGLIIPDSAKEKPAEGEIIAVGEGARKDSGELIAPTVKAGDRVLFGKWSGTEVTIDGEELLIMKESDILGIIS, from the coding sequence ATGGCATTCAAACCGCTGCATGACCGCGTGCTGGTCCGCCGCGTCGAGTCGGAAGAAAAGACCAAAGGCGGTCTGATCATCCCCGACAGCGCTAAAGAAAAACCCGCTGAAGGCGAAATCATCGCTGTCGGCGAAGGTGCGCGCAAGGACTCGGGCGAGCTGATCGCACCCACGGTCAAAGCGGGCGACCGGGTGCTGTTCGGCAAATGGTCGGGCACCGAAGTCACGATCGACGGCGAAGAGCTGCTGATCATGAAGGAAAGCGACATCCTGGGCATCATTTCGTAA
- a CDS encoding SIMPL domain-containing protein, with protein sequence MYRFPVQLGRTALIASTVLALWAVGPADAGPGKSGGMTHGGAMCQQDIGRLTVTGQGEARLVPDMASIQVGVTTQGESAAEAMSQNSAQQGAVIEALKAAGIVGKDIQTSGLNLSPMMDYGDNRAPRVTGYQARNMVSVRVSDLAALGEVLDALVTAGANEINGISFGREDGREAEDEARRAAVQDARHKAGILAEAAGQKLGRVIRMQASAQSGGGPRPMMMRAEASMSKDVPVEAGELSFGAQVQMEFALIDENACAPRPDRKKGHKGKDGAAHNQADAPAQGEATE encoded by the coding sequence ATGTATCGATTTCCCGTTCAGCTTGGCCGAACAGCTTTGATCGCGTCCACGGTTCTTGCACTTTGGGCCGTCGGGCCTGCGGACGCCGGCCCGGGCAAGAGTGGCGGCATGACGCATGGCGGTGCCATGTGCCAACAGGACATCGGGCGGCTGACAGTGACGGGGCAGGGCGAGGCGCGCCTGGTCCCGGATATGGCCAGCATTCAGGTCGGCGTTACCACCCAGGGGGAAAGCGCCGCCGAAGCGATGTCGCAGAACTCGGCGCAGCAGGGTGCCGTGATCGAGGCGCTGAAGGCTGCGGGGATCGTCGGCAAGGACATCCAGACTTCGGGGCTGAATCTAAGCCCGATGATGGATTACGGTGACAACCGTGCCCCGCGGGTCACCGGCTATCAGGCACGCAATATGGTATCGGTGCGGGTCAGCGATCTTGCCGCTCTGGGCGAGGTCCTGGATGCTTTGGTGACGGCAGGGGCCAATGAAATCAACGGCATCTCATTCGGGCGCGAGGATGGCCGCGAGGCCGAGGACGAGGCCCGTCGCGCTGCCGTTCAGGATGCCCGTCACAAGGCCGGAATCCTGGCCGAGGCCGCCGGTCAGAAACTGGGGCGTGTCATTCGGATGCAGGCCAGCGCCCAGTCGGGTGGTGGACCACGCCCGATGATGATGCGCGCCGAAGCCAGCATGTCCAAGGATGTTCCCGTCGAGGCTGGTGAACTGTCCTTTGGTGCGCAGGTGCAGATGGAATTCGCACTGATCGACGAAAATGCCTGCGCGCCACGGCCCGATCGCAAGAAGGGTCACAAGGGCAAGGATGGCGCCGCGCACAATCAGGCAGATGCCCCGGCACAGGGTGAGGCCACCGAATGA